The following is a genomic window from uncultured Fusobacterium sp..
CTCCACCTAAAACATTATCTGAAGCCACATGTGAAACTACTTTTCCTTTATTAGCTGCTCTATCTAGCGTTACAACTGGAATTTTACTTCTGTTAGCTGCTCTTACTGAACTTGCTACTGCATCAGAATCAGTTGGATTAATTAAAAGTACATCTACTCCTCTTATTAATAGATCTTCAACATTTCCTAACTCTTTTGATGGGTCATTTTGTGAGTCTAATACTATTAATTCATGTCCTAATTCTTTAGCTTTAGCCTCTGCTCCCTCTTTTAATGTAACGAAGAAAGGATTGTTTTGTGTAGATACTACTAACCCTATTTTTTCAGCATTAGCAACACTTGAAGCTGCCATAATTAAAGCTGCCATTCCAAATAATTTAACCATTTTTTTCATCTTTACCACCTCAACTTTTTATTTGTTAGACTTTCTGTCTATTAAAACTGCTACTAATATTACTATTGCTTTTATCATCATTTGATAATAAGAAGATACATTTAATAAGTTTAAAGCATTTCCTAAAACCCCTATTATTAATGCCCCTAAAGCTGTTCCTGTAATTCTTCCAACTCCTCCAGCTAGAGATGTTCCTCCTAATACAACTGCTGCTATTGCATCTAATTCATAACCACTTCCAGCTGTTGGTTGAGCTGAATACAATCTTGATGTTAATATTACTCCAGCAAGAGCTGACAACATTCCACATAATCCATATACCCATATTTTTATTTTATCCACATGAATACCAGATAATTTAGTTGCTTCTTCATTTCCACCAATAGCATAAGTATATCTACCAAACTTAGTATGCATCAATAAATAATGTCCAAGTATGAAAAGTATAATCATTATATAAATAGGAATTGGAATATTAAATAAATATCCTCCACCTATATTTTCAAAAAGAAGTCCACCATCATCTACAGTTATTGGTTTTCCTTCAGTAAAAACAAGAGTAGCTCCTCTTAAAAATGTCATTGTTACCAATGTTACTATAAAAGCTTGAAGTTTCATCTTAGAAACTAAGAATCCATTAAAAAATCCAAATACCAATCCTAATGCTAATGTTACTATTAAAGATAAGATTGCATTATGTCCAGCATTTAACATAGAAGCCATAACAGCTCCACAAAAAGCTAAGATTGAACCTACTGAAAGATCTATTCCTCCAGTTAAAATTACTAAAGTCATTCCTATTGCTATTATTGAATTTATTGAAGTTTGTCTTAAAACATTTAATATATTTGCATGAGTTAAAAATCTAGGATTTAATATTGATACTATTACAGCAAATATAATAAGCCCTATTAAAGGTTTATTACTCCATATTTTTTTTAACATTCTTTCCCTCCTACTGCACATCTCATTATACTTTCTTGTGTTGCTTCTTCAGCTAAAAACTCCCCAGTTATCCTTCCATTATGAATAACCATTATTCTATCACTAAGTCCCATTATTTCAGGCATTTCTGAAGATATCATAATAATACTTAATCCCTTTGTTTTAAGTTCATTTATAAAATCATATATCTCCTTTTTAGCACCTACGTCCACTCCTCTTGTAGGTTCATCTAAAATAAGTATCTTAGGATTAGTTAATAAAGCTTTAGCAATTGCAACTTTTTGTTGATTTCCACCACTTAAATTTTTTATTTTTTGCTCCATAGTTGGAGTTTTTATCCTAAATTTCTCTATATACTCATCTACACTTACTTCTTCTTTCTTATGTTCTAATTTAAACAAACTTGAAAAAAAGTTTAAAGCAGATAGTGTCATATTATCTTTTACACTCATTCCAAGAACAAGTCCATCTCCCTTTCTATCCTCAGAAACATAGGCTATCCCACACTCTATTCCATCTTTTGCTGATCTGATATTTTTCTCTTCTCCATCAACAAAGATTTTTCCACTCTCTCTTTTTAAATGTCCATATATAGTTTTAGCTAGTTCTGTTCTTCCAGCTCCCATAAGTCCTGAAATTCCTAAAATTTCTCCATGATGCAAAGAGAAAGAGATATCATCTACATACTTATTTTTTAAATTTTCAACTCTTAAAGATTCCTTTCCCTTTTCAACTTTAACTCTTGGAAATTGCTCATCTAAACTTCTTCCAACCATATTTCTAATTATAAACTCTTCATCTATATCTTTCACTTCTGCTTCACAGATAAATTTACCATCTCTCATTACAGTTATATCGTCACAAATTTCTGGTATCTCCTTCAATCTATGAGAGATATACACTATACTTTTCCCTTCAGAAGTAAGCTCTCTAATAACTTTAAATAAACTTTCTGTTTCACTATCTGTAAGGGCATCAGTTGGTTCGTCCATAACTATTATTTTAGCATTTTGAGAAAGAGCCTTAGCAATTTCTACCATTTGCATTTTTCCTATAGTTAAGTTTTTAACTAAAGTATCTTCACTCTCTTTTACATTTAATTTATCTAGAAGCATTCTAGCTTCTTTTTTCATCAAACCACTATCTATTTTCCCTATTCCATTTACCATCTCTCTACCTAAAAATATATTTTCTGTAATAGAAAGTTCAGGAATAAGATTTAACTCTTGGTGAATTACTGCTATTCCTTTTTCTTGAGAGTCATTTACATTTCTAAAATCAACCTTTGAATTTCCAACATAAAGACTTCCACTATCCATATTGTAAATTCCAGTCATAACTTTTATAAGTGTTGATTTTCCTGCTCCATTTTCTCCCATAAGAGCCATAATTCTTCCCTTATAGATATTAAGTCTCGCTCCATCTAAAGCCTTAACTCCAGGAAATGTTTTGACTATATCATTCATTTTTAATACTATCTCTTTACCCATATTTTCTCCTAGAAAACTACCCCTGATTTTAAGATAACATTAGCATATGGTGAACACTCTCCAGTTCTTACAATTGCTTCACTTTCTCTTGTTATTTTTTTAAACTCTTCATGTTTCACCCAAACTATTTTAGGATCCATTCCAAACTCCTTAAAACTTTTTAAAATCTCCTCTAACATAACTGGATTTTTTTCCTTTATCTCTTCAGCTAAAACTATCTCTTCTACTTGCATCTCACTTAAAATTGGTTTTAATACACTTATAAAAGATGGAAGTCCTGCTTCTACAGCTAAATCAATTCTTTTTACTTCTGAAGGAATAGGCAATCCAGCATCACACAGTGTTATATGAGCAGTATGCCCAATTTTTGCTATTTCATAAGATAATTCACTGTTTAATAATCTACTTTTCTTCATTTTTTACCCCCTTAAATTCTTCTACTTCCTCTATTGTTGGTATTGATGTTTGTGCACCTTTTCTAGTTACTGCTATTGCAGATACTTTAGTTGCAAACTCTATAGCTTCTCCAATATTGTTCCCTTCTAAAGTTCTCACAAGTCCACCTATAAAACTATCTCCAGCAGCTGTTGTATCTATAGCTTTTACTTTATAAGCCGAATGAAATTCACAAACTTCTCTATTTAGATGAAGAGATCCTTTACTTCCTAAAGTAACTATAAGATTAGAAACTCCCATATCTAAAAGTTTTTCCCCAGCTCTTTTTATCTCCTCTTCTGTTTCTGTTTGCATTCCTGTTATTAGAGCTAGTTCACTCTCATTTGGAATAATCAGATCACTATTTTTTATTATCTCATCATCTAACTCTCTTGCTGGAGCTGGATTTAAAATAGTCAGCTTACCAAACTCTTTTGCTTTTGCTAAAGCATAAGCTACTGTTTCTACTGGTATTTCTAGTTGAGCTACTAAAATATCACAATCTTTTATAACATCTAGGTGTCTATCTACATACTCTTTATCTACTTCACTATTGGCTCCTGCTACAACTAAAATTCTATTTTGTCCATTCTCTTCAACTATTATTTTAGCTATTCCTGTAGACTTTTCTCCCTCTTCTATATATTCAGTTTTAACTCCACTAGCTTTCATAGAATTAATTAAATCTTTTCCAAAAGAATCTTTCCCTACTTTTCCTAACATTATAACTTCTGTTCCTAATTTTCCAATAGCTACTGCCTGATTAGCTCCTTTTCCCCCAGGAACTTGAAAGAACTCATCTCCAAAAAGTGTTTCTCCCCCTTTAGGAGCTCTTTTACATCTAGTTACCAAGTCCATATTTATACTTCCAACTACTACTACTTTTTTCATATCTTTCTCCTTCTTTAAGATAAAATTGGTTCTATGTATATTTTTTTATTCTTACTTTTATTTATAAAGAGCTCATATATCTTTTCTCCCATCTCTTCCAAAGGAATTGAACATGAGATTATCTCTCTATTTAACAATTGAAAAAAATCTGTTTTTTCAAAACATGCTAATTGAATCTCTTTTTCTCTTTCTTTTAAAGCTTTCAAAACTCCACATAACATAAGATTATTTGAAGAAAATACAGCACTTACTGAAGTTTCTAAAAGTTTTTTTCCTATCTCATAGCCACTTTCAAAGAGATAATCTCCCTCATATATATTTTCCTCTTTGAACTCTACTTGAAAATCTCTATGTGCTTCTATATATCCTTTCATTCTCTCTCTAGCATTTAAAAAATCCAAATTTCCAGTTATCAATGCTATATCTCTATGTCCACTTTCTAAAAGTTTTCTTGTTATATTATAAGCTCCCTTATAATTGTCTAAAAACACTCCTGAAAGCTTAGAGTTTTCAAACTCTCTATCTAACAAATATACTGGTATTTTATGTCTCAATAGTGGTTCTAAAGGATTTACTTCATATTCCCCAGCTATCAATATAGCTATTACACCAGCTATCCTATGTCCCATTATATTTTTTATAGCTTCTTTCTCTTGCTCTAAACTTTCTACTGTATTATATAAAGCTATCTGATATCCACATTTATTAAAGTTTTTACAAATATAATTTATAAGTGTTGCAAAAAATGGATTACTGATATTTGGAACTAAGAGGGCTACTGTTTTATTTTCCATCTTAGATAAGTTTTGAGCTATCACATTAGGAGTGTAGTTTTTTTTCTCAATAAAATCTTGTACTTTCTTTTTTGTTTCCTCACTTACATTCTCATGTCCATTAACAACTCTAGAAACTGTAGCTATTGATAATCCCAATTCCTTAGCTATATCTTTCATTTTCATATTATCACCACTTTATGTAACCGTTTACAATAGAATATTACCCTATGAATTGTTTTTTGTCAATACTATTTGTATTATTTTTATATAGTGTACACAGTTTAGATAAAAAAAAGAGAGAAAAATCTCTCTTTTTAGTTCAATAATAGTATAATTTTTTACAAAGCTTTCCAAATATCTTTTAATTCTTTTACTAACTCTTGATTATTTCTTACTTCATCTCTTCCATATGCTGAGATACTCTTATCTATTACTAAATCCCAACCAACAAATTCACAAATACATTTGAATTGTCTACTGATTAACTCATACTCTTCATTTTCTAACGAATCTGCTCCTACTGCTACAATTCCAACTTTTTTATTTTTCTTTTCAGCTTCAAATTTTTTCATATACATTCTATCTAATACAGATTTTAATTGAGCTGAAATTCCCCACCAATATACTGGTGTTCCAAAGATTATTACATCTGCTGCTTCCATTTTATCAGCTAACATTTGTCCATCATCTTTCTGATTTACACATTTTCCTTTATGAGTTCCACAATAGTCACAAGCTAAACATCCTGCTACATTATATTTTGTAACATCTAATAATTCTACCTCAGCATTTAAATTTTCTTTTATTCCTTCAGCTATACTTTCTAATGCTGCTAAAGTATTTCCTTTTCTTGGGCTTCCATTTAATAATAAAACTTTCATAATTTACCTCCACTTTCAAAGTATTTCTACCACTATATTTTACCACAAATTATGAACATTTTCTCTTATATATTTATTGTGAACCTCTCCCAGTTAAAGCTTTCAACTTTTAAAATGGGAGCTTCATTATATTGCCATTTCTGACAACTTTAAAGTTTCAGGTATTATGATACCTTAATTCTTACAGGGGTGTCCACTTCCCCTCTACTGTATAAGACTTCCAAGTCTACAACTTTACTTTTTCTTAGTATATTCAATGCTCCATTCACATCTGCATTCAATATATAACCTTTTGATGTTTTATACATTCCTCTTTTTACTCTTCTCCCTGAAAAAGAATACTCTATATTACCATCTTCTTTGTACTCTGGAATTATATCCATATCAAAAAAACTCACTTTTGATGTGTAGCTTTCCTCTTGAA
Proteins encoded in this region:
- the rbsC gene encoding ribose ABC transporter permease, translating into MLKKIWSNKPLIGLIIFAVIVSILNPRFLTHANILNVLRQTSINSIIAIGMTLVILTGGIDLSVGSILAFCGAVMASMLNAGHNAILSLIVTLALGLVFGFFNGFLVSKMKLQAFIVTLVTMTFLRGATLVFTEGKPITVDDGGLLFENIGGGYLFNIPIPIYIMIILFILGHYLLMHTKFGRYTYAIGGNEEATKLSGIHVDKIKIWVYGLCGMLSALAGVILTSRLYSAQPTAGSGYELDAIAAVVLGGTSLAGGVGRITGTALGALIIGVLGNALNLLNVSSYYQMMIKAIVILVAVLIDRKSNK
- a CDS encoding flavodoxin family protein translates to MKVLLLNGSPRKGNTLAALESIAEGIKENLNAEVELLDVTKYNVAGCLACDYCGTHKGKCVNQKDDGQMLADKMEAADVIIFGTPVYWWGISAQLKSVLDRMYMKKFEAEKKNKKVGIVAVGADSLENEEYELISRQFKCICEFVGWDLVIDKSISAYGRDEVRNNQELVKELKDIWKAL
- the rbsD gene encoding D-ribose pyranase, with translation MKKSRLLNSELSYEIAKIGHTAHITLCDAGLPIPSEVKRIDLAVEAGLPSFISVLKPILSEMQVEEIVLAEEIKEKNPVMLEEILKSFKEFGMDPKIVWVKHEEFKKITRESEAIVRTGECSPYANVILKSGVVF
- a CDS encoding LacI family DNA-binding transcriptional regulator, which codes for MKMKDIAKELGLSIATVSRVVNGHENVSEETKKKVQDFIEKKNYTPNVIAQNLSKMENKTVALLVPNISNPFFATLINYICKNFNKCGYQIALYNTVESLEQEKEAIKNIMGHRIAGVIAILIAGEYEVNPLEPLLRHKIPVYLLDREFENSKLSGVFLDNYKGAYNITRKLLESGHRDIALITGNLDFLNARERMKGYIEAHRDFQVEFKEENIYEGDYLFESGYEIGKKLLETSVSAVFSSNNLMLCGVLKALKEREKEIQLACFEKTDFFQLLNREIISCSIPLEEMGEKIYELFINKSKNKKIYIEPILS
- the rbsK gene encoding ribokinase — translated: MKKVVVVGSINMDLVTRCKRAPKGGETLFGDEFFQVPGGKGANQAVAIGKLGTEVIMLGKVGKDSFGKDLINSMKASGVKTEYIEEGEKSTGIAKIIVEENGQNRILVVAGANSEVDKEYVDRHLDVIKDCDILVAQLEIPVETVAYALAKAKEFGKLTILNPAPARELDDEIIKNSDLIIPNESELALITGMQTETEEEIKRAGEKLLDMGVSNLIVTLGSKGSLHLNREVCEFHSAYKVKAIDTTAAGDSFIGGLVRTLEGNNIGEAIEFATKVSAIAVTRKGAQTSIPTIEEVEEFKGVKNEEK
- the rbsA gene encoding ribose ABC transporter ATP-binding protein RbsA, translating into MGKEIVLKMNDIVKTFPGVKALDGARLNIYKGRIMALMGENGAGKSTLIKVMTGIYNMDSGSLYVGNSKVDFRNVNDSQEKGIAVIHQELNLIPELSITENIFLGREMVNGIGKIDSGLMKKEARMLLDKLNVKESEDTLVKNLTIGKMQMVEIAKALSQNAKIIVMDEPTDALTDSETESLFKVIRELTSEGKSIVYISHRLKEIPEICDDITVMRDGKFICEAEVKDIDEEFIIRNMVGRSLDEQFPRVKVEKGKESLRVENLKNKYVDDISFSLHHGEILGISGLMGAGRTELAKTIYGHLKRESGKIFVDGEEKNIRSAKDGIECGIAYVSEDRKGDGLVLGMSVKDNMTLSALNFFSSLFKLEHKKEEVSVDEYIEKFRIKTPTMEQKIKNLSGGNQQKVAIAKALLTNPKILILDEPTRGVDVGAKKEIYDFINELKTKGLSIIMISSEMPEIMGLSDRIMVIHNGRITGEFLAEEATQESIMRCAVGGKEC